The Dreissena polymorpha isolate Duluth1 chromosome 10, UMN_Dpol_1.0, whole genome shotgun sequence genome includes a region encoding these proteins:
- the LOC127849166 gene encoding somatostatin receptor type 2-like: MSMEDHAKEFNLHFKQLLLNKENGSTKTNAYNPWLCLYDVKNGSNGSNLSADCLMFNGNLLHALLDDTQPYTPSPAHRFFTYVTPVIAVFGVVGNSVSLMVFLSKNMRKLSASMYLIALAISDIMSLVFYVLPEWLKHGEPLLSGYSWPSLLQQNGVCQSVLYLQYIARFLSSWFLVFFTIERFIGVCFPLCRNDLCDPRSASRVILGAVVVASAGCVFKPVLSGSYPAISGAMLCTSDSGHQYLSFILDSIFGVIITFIPFILITILNVFIIRKLVLRNKRTRKIRVITTESIIRLEFTFILLAMSICFVALNLPYFAVWCRRYWKIRQMFNMHMMSPTTLQHHDDNIGDLDNTLHVTRTIFYINNCINFFLYLVTGAYFRKELKHLFCKGDQNIRLSYAHRCSAYNTRPHSQTSRQTSLL; encoded by the exons ATGTCGATGGAAGATCATGCCAAAGAATTCAACTTGCACTTCAAGCAGTTATTACTCAACAAG GAAAATGGTTCAACAAAGACAAATGCCTATAATCCGTGGCTGTGCTTATACGACGTCAAAAACGGCAGCAACGGATCAAACCTCTCGGCCGACTGTCTGATGTTCAATGGCAACCTTCTTCATGCACTACTTGACGACACTCAACCTTATACGCCGTCGCCGGCACATCGATTCTTCACCTATGTCACACCGGTTATCGCCGTGTTCGGGGTGGTTGGAAACTCGGTATCACTCATGGTCTTCTTGTCCAAAAACATGCGCAAGCTTTCTGCCAGCATGTATCTAATCGCTTTGGCAATATCCGACATAATGTCACTTGTGTTTTATGTACTGCCTGAATGGCTCAAGCATGGAGAACCGTTGCTTTCTGGATACAGTTGGCCATCATTGCTGCAACAAAATGGCGTGTGTCAGTCAGTTTTGTATCTTCAGTACATCGCCCGATTCTTGTCATCTTGGTTCCTCGTTTTCTTCACTATTGAACGGTTTATTGGCGTCTGTTTCCCGCTATGTCGAAACGACCTTTGTGACCCCCGATCTGCATCCAGGGTCATACTCGGCGCCGTCGTGGTGGCATCCGCTGGATGCGTGTTCAAACCCGTTCTCAGTGGTTCTTACCCCGCAATCAGCGGTGCTATGCTGTGCACGAGCGATAGCGGTCACCAATACCTCTCGTTCATTCTAGACAGCATATTTGGAGTGATAATAACATTTATTCCATTCATCCTTATCACAATTCTTAATGTGTTCATCATACGAAAGCTCGTGTTACGAAACAAACGTACTAGAAAAATACGCGTCATTACCACGGAATCCATCATTCGCCTGGAATTCACGTTCATTCTCTTGGCAATGTCCATTTGTTTTGTTGCGCTGAACCTTCCATACTTTGCTGTATGGTGCAGACGTTACTGGAAAATACGCCAGATGTTCAACATGCACATGATGTCGCCGACCACACTACAACACCATGATGACAATATTGGCGATCTCGACAACACCCTTCACGTGACAAGGACCATTTTCTATATAAACAATTGCATCAATTTCTTTCTCTACTTGGTGACTGGGGCATATTTCCGAAAAGAACTTAAACATCTATTCTGCAAAGGTGATCAAAACATTAGATTGAGCTATGCGCACAGATGTTCTGCGTATAATACGAGGCCTCATTCCCAGACATCCCGGCAAACCAGTCTTCTTTGA